The Scheffersomyces stipitis CBS 6054 chromosome 5, complete sequence genome contains the following window.
TGaaaaaaaagtgaaaatttttaGGCAACTACTTCTACCACTATACTTGTTTTCTGTTCGATAGTATTAACGACCAACATCAAAAAGTATGTTAGATCCATATCCAAGTACAGGGGAAGTGATATAGAGACCAGCTGGACAACCAGCttgtagaaagaaatagaagtCCGGCGAAGGAACGAAATCCAATGAGTCCATCACAATTCACATCATCGAGAAAGATCGAAGTAATGAGATAGAATCAgattgaaatattcaaGTACCAAAGCCGTCAAGATATCAATAGGAAGTAATAGAGTTTTAATGTCGTGCCAGACTTTCAATTAGTCGAAGTTAGATCAGACGAAGAGAGTTCAAGATAGTCAGTTTCTAATGAACTAGTGAACAATAATCGAGATGAAATCAACTGCTATGATCAGTGATGAGACATCAGACCAATGTTTCTTCGACAAGAGGTTGCCAACTTCATGTTCTCATTCAAGTCATAATTTTTGAATTAAATGTTCATTTcatattttcaaattttccaattcatcACTTCGTAAAGAATTTTCATTCAGCATGTACACCAACGTATATGAGGTCTTCTATATTCTAATCTGTACTCACAATCAAGTTAACAAAATACTAACATCATCTAGTGGCTGCTTCATTACCTCACCCAAAGATTGTTAAGAAATACAGCAAGACTTTCAAGAGACACCACTCTGACAGATACGCCAGAGTTTCTGAAAACTGGAGAAAGCAAAAGGGTATCGACTCTTGtgtcagaagaagattcagagGTACTATCCCACAACCAAACATTGGTTACGGTTCCAACAAGAGAACCAAGCACTTGACTCCATCTGGCCACAAGGTCTTCCTCGTCAAGAACGTTAAGGACTTGGACGTTTTGTTATTGCACACCAAGACCTACGCTGCTGAAATCGCCCACAACATCTCCGCTAAGAACAGAGTCGAAATTGTCGCCAAGGCCAAGAAGATTGGTGTCAAGGTTACCAACCCTAAGGGTAGAgttgctttggaagcttAAATTAGTTAAACTGGTTAATCATTATATTCATTTATTGTCATCTAACATGTTTTAATTAATTATGTGTTCTGGgttcctcttcttttttaATATATAAAAAGTTGTAAAATACATAGTCTTCAGAAGTGAGTTTGTAATAGTAGATATATTATATATCTGCCTGTAGTTCTTGAAGCCCAACTATTATGTCAACTTTGTCCTACTTGATGCAAGCTGATAGATATGATCACTAAAATGTAGGTAAAGCTAATAGATACGACAGCTACaatcaagtccaactttCTGTATCACGTGTATTAGTCTAAACTATCTAATGAATGTATGAATGTATCCTGAATAAATAAGAACTCAACTCATAACTTGTCCTTTCTAATTTTTGACATAAACAGCACTTCGCTTCCTGTATCAAGATCCCCGGTGGGTGAAGGAAAacattatcttcttcttgaattggaattggacATTTGAACAGTGCTGATTTCGTTGTGATGAtgcttcttgatcttgtagCCCAACTCGCACATTCCGTTGACATCCAACCGTAACTGAGACGAATTACGAAGAAGCTTCGGGAAATCTCCCGGTGCTTTCTTGGCCTCAGCATCGCCTTGAGGGAGTAAACTGAAACAGGAATCAGCGGAGTCTAATAACCCATCTGGATGAGTTATGCCAAAAGAGCGaatttcatcatcttttttatcttctttctgttcttccttctttacGTCGTCTATGTTTGCATCCTCTTCATTTTTTGCGACATCTATCTTAtcatgttcttctttcgtattctcttccttcaaaacGTCATCatgttcatcttcttctttcttttccggCACTGGTTCAATAGAGGGAAATATTTCTGGAGAAAAATCGTCGTTCTTTTCCTCAGCAGTTTCCACCTCCTTGACAGCAGGAAGATTGTTCGCATCTCTACTAGTGTCAGCCACAATTTCCAACATGGATCTTGGTCTTCCGCTATCCGAAGACTGGATAGAGGCATTAGAACTACTGGTGTCGGATGGGTATCTTACAGGATTAGAATTACTATGAGGACGTCCACTATGGCCATTTCTCAGAGGTGACATGTTCAACGAAATCCCGTCCACCATACTGGAAGGACTAATGGGAGTCTTGTACTGGGGTTCTACCTTGGTGTCTACCTTAGTGTTGATCTTTGCTGGACCATCGCCGGTCTGTGGTTGTAATTGGCCCTGAGGTTTCGAGCTCTGGCCTACCAAATCCAACATGCTCTTGAACGGAGTATGTAAATCATCTTCTGGATCGTGTTGGGCCCGTGAATATGTTCCTCTACGAGAAGCGGCTCTAGAGTTAGGTACGGAAGAGTTCGCTGAGATGTAGCCATTGTAGTTTTCGCCTGTTCCAGGCAAGATAAATGGATTTACGTCTTGTTCTGGATGCTCGTAGAGACACATTTCCAAACCCAAGAACCAGGGATCGTTGAACAACTGCTCCAAGTTGTATCTATGAGTAACGGAAGGATCACAGAGTTTCCAGGCAGCTCTGGAAGCACCAGTAGACTGAAACTGGGCTGCCCATTTGAACTCAGAGCCAGGTCCTTTGTTGTAGTCTTGGCAGTTTTTGAAAGATGGATGGTCGGAAGAGTACCGGTTGTGGGTGAACTTGTAGTCTCGGAAGGCATGGTCGTTCACGGTAGCAGATTGAAATGGAACTCCAGAGTAAACGATACAGAAAAGCAACATTCCCAAACCCCAGAAGTCCATCTTGAACGGATCGTACGcaaaattcttgatttcagcATGAGATTTCTCCTTAAGAATCATGACTTCAGGAGGAGAGTAAGGAGGCGAGCCAACGTAAGATGTGGAAAGCTTTATGGGAGAAGTGAGATCGCCATGAACTTGGTGGCCCCAGTCACTAACCCCGAAATCGCACAATTTGGCCACTCCGTTGGCATCAAGAAGGACGTTTTCTGGTTTCATGTCACGATGGACAATATCGTTGTCGTGcaagaacttcaagccATACGCTATTTGCTTAAACAAACAGTACTTCTCGTGGAGAGGAGTGCGTTTCCAACCCGGTTTGATGATGGCACTGAACATGTCACCGCCGTTACAGAATTCCAACACAATCCCCCAACCTCTGGTCAAGTTCGTCTGTGACTGGACTCTCACAAGTGCTATAACGTCCACGACATGTCTCGACACAGCTGCCTTCTTGGAGATGATGAATTCCTTGGTGACTCTCTCATAGAAATCTTGATCAGACTCTTTTGAAAGTAAAGTAAACTTTTTCAATGCATAGACCGATTTCTTGTGGCTGATAGCATTGATGATTCTCACATCAGATGAGCCTCCGTCTCCCAACTTCTTCGTATTGGCATCGATTTCAAACATGTCAAGCAAATTCACATGCTCCTGCTTCAAGTCTGCGGGTAAATACTCGTTGGGGTCGGCTACAGGGTTAGCCAAAACTCGTTCACCATCGCTGACTCCACTGAGGTAGAAAGAGGTGCTCTTAGGGGCTTCTTGCGTAGGATTTTTGTTGAGGCCGTAGGGATTGTATACGATCTTATCTCCTCCAGCGTGAGCTGAGGGTGTAGCCAGTATCGGCTGCTGGAAATTCTGGGGGAGATGGgctttgttgaaggtgtTTCTTGCATTTTTGTTATTCACAGAATTTATGTGAGCCAAAGTTTCGGCACGAGTAAGTCGTTTTGATTCTTTTGGTCCGTGGGTTACCGCAGTCTTATCGTCGCTCGGCACCAGCGGAGAGGTGGAAGACGAAGAGTTACCAAGACGTGCTGGGTTGgtgtttcttctcttgagTGAAAGGGAGGAAGAGTTCCTGGGTACAGCAGGAGCTCCCGCTGCAACAGGAGAGTTTCCGGACTTTTTGCTAGTGCTATTGTTATTGGTGTTGACTCCGTTACTGAGAACATAATTGGAGTCTCTGGCTACGGCAGCAGGTGTTTTGTCGTTGTGGTGGTGGAAGAGTTTCAGAAGTCCTATGTGCGAGTTATTGGCCGAAGAGGGCAGCGACGAGTCCGAAACGGGGGTGGTATCCCGcttgaagatcttcttgatgcTGTTATGAGGCTTCTCGGTCAAAGGCATTGTTGTTGTGTAAGAATTGTCAATGACAGCTTGGATGATGAAATTTGTTACAACTAGTCGTGATGATTAATGAAACGGCGATGGACTGAGCAACGAGAATTATATCGAGAAATGATACTGATGGCGGCCGTAGATATGGATAGTTAGGGCACGACACTTATATATAGCAGGTTGTATCTTTGTATCTGTCGTGGTGGTGGTATGGTGTTCGGACGTATTACGTGAATATGGCTTCGTTATTCTCAGCTCTAGAAATTTCAGACAGGGACAACGTGTGGGACGGTCGGATAGGAAGTCGACGCTAATTCACAAATATCAACGAAACAGCGACACTTCTAACACGACATACAGCTCAAGCTACAGTAAGGAATAAAGAAAAGTGGTGGGTGCTAGACATGGGGTCGATAAAGCATATATAATAATCCAAGGAGGAAATTGGCATCGATCTGTGATACACAAATTAGTGCCGAATTCTGGAACGACAAAAGAAAAGTCGGACCGTGCCAAACGGCGagctttctctttctgggaactggaaaagaaatagcgagaatGAGAATTAGCCAGAGAAAAATGTAGATCTGAAGATATACGGAAACATACACCGAGACAGCCGGAGCGTATACAATGCTGTAGATGGTGTAGTATGGTGTTCTAGAGAGCAGAGAATCGAGCGGAACAGCGGTGGTTCAGCTGCTGTCCCGTAGTGACGAGATAAGTGGAGACAGTGGGGACGGTGGAACAATGAGAGTGCGCTTTCGCTAGAAGTGTCGCTACATTTACTGCGATTTTAGTGCCCACGGCGTTCTGGGGACAGTGCTGCACTTGCTTCGAGACGTGGGATGACGTCTTTAGAGTCGTTCTTTATGGATATCTACGAGTTCCTACAGCTTCCCTGACCGTTTCGTTCCAGGCATATTCCGTACATGTGTGGGGGTTCGTGGGTGTTCTATGCTTTTGTTCTCTGTGCCGTGTCTTTATTGTTGTAGTCCACATTCCACCGCCCAGTGATCCTGCCGCACGCTGCCCATGGAAGACACATGGAGAGTTCCACGACCAGGCAGGACTTCCCACCAGGGTGGGTGGAATTAGCCCAGTAGCCCAGTGGTGTAGCCCATCGCTGTCCTCTCTCTATAGCTCTACAATCTATTCCATCTTCGGCCCGCTTCTCTTGCAATGTCTattctgaaatttccaaTATACATCTACAATTCGGTCAGTCCCGATCCTGGGAGATGGCTGAAAAAATCCTAAatccaattccaaatccaattgcaaatctAATTCCAATTCAATCTAATTCCAATTTAATACAACTCTGCAATTCCGTATCTCTGGCGGTCTAATATTCATTATCTCGGATCCTCTCAGCCGCATCAGGGACTCTTCGCAAGCATGGAAGCATCCGTTGTCCTTCGCTTATCTACAGGTATCCCTTTAGATAGCGGTAGCCAATAAGTTTGTTGGTTATTAGTTCCGTTTTCAGCCAGTAGATCCTCACATTGTTGGCACGATAGTAATTGTTGTTCTCTCATTGTCCCCTCCGGAGAGTTACTCCTTTTCTACTTTATTGGCTCGCCAGAAAATACCAGCTCATCGCGGACTGCACCAGTCTTACCCAATAATTTGTATGTGAACCTGGTCTCCGcttgttgaagttttctGGGTATGGATATTTTCGGTGAATGGTCGTTCAATTGGGAGAAATTCTTCCCCTATATTGCTTGCAAATCTCACGTATTTGCTCCGTTAATTTCTCCCTACTCTTAGTTGTGAAAATTCCAAGGTGCCTCTATCTCAGTAGTCGACCGGCTCATTGAATAGCCATCACTTTCACCTCTACTCCTCGTAAAAGCAGAATAATATGGGATCGGCCCTGACACAGTGCTCGATACCAATTGATCCTCACTGAATAATTCTCGTTCAATTCTGATCAAATGTCTACGTCTTCCAAATTGTACACTTTTATTTACTGGTACCTTGATTCCACTACTCTATTTCTCTGGGATTAGCTAATGTGTAGCCAATTGAGTTCTACCATCGGCAATTCATAATTCTGTTCTGATTATCATAATTTCCATCAGATTGAATGCAATTTTTCCCAGCTGTTCTACATCTATTGCTTTCTACTCCAGTTTATTCTAGTAATTCTCAGCCATTTCTATCCTACGCCTCTTCTGCTACCCGAGCCGTCAGTCCCGATGCTTCTCTTCTAGGTCAAACTCCGAGATGGTGCTTATACACACCGGCCGGCTGTTCCAACTCCTCGTGTTCGCTTAGAATCGGATACTCCCATTCAGAAACAGCTTCAGCAATTACGATACCTACATTTAGCAGTCGACTCTCACATACTTCGACGTTACTTTACTCATTACTCGTACAGCTACGGGGTCACAGTTCTCTCCTTGGTGTTCTTTCCTTATTCATCACTCCAACCTCTTGCAGGATGACTCCGCACGTCACCTGACGAGTCATGGCTGGCTCATCGCACCTCTCCACATTACAGATGGAACTATAAGGTATACTGTATTATAACAAATAAAACTATAGAGACTTTAAACTATTGAGcagagaaaatgaaattatTAGAACGTGGAAAGAAAATAAGAAAAAGGTTTTACCGTAGCGGAGCATGGTATGGTAATACTGGTACAAGCACTAGTACAAGCACTAGTTATACGTCGATACTGTTAATTGTAGTACTGTAGCGTAGATCGTTCaaaccaattgaagaagttgtagattGCACAACCTAAACGCTTTCTTCGTCGGAAGTCTTGTGGTTtctcttgatcttgaagaatctgatACCTCCACtgttgtcttcttctttgtggTCGTCTGGTGGAGCAGCTCTGGTAAAAGAAGATTCGTCGCCAACGGGACCTGGTTCAAGGCCGGCTTCAGCAGCCTTGTTAGCCTGGACTCTAGACATGTGCTTTCTGTACGAGTTGGCAATGTTGGACGAGAAGGTGTTAAGCCAAACAAGTCCCAAACAGGCAACTGAAGCCCACAAAAGAGCCATCGACTTGACTCCGATCGAAGTGCTGAGATCAGCGTCCCTAAAGGCGTTTCTGGCAAGAACAACAACTGCAGTCTGGAAAGCAGCAAAACCggccaagaagaaaagaccaATGGTGACCAAGAAAATAACCACCTTGTCGACAACAAGAAGGCAGAAGGCAAGAATATCGATGATGAAAGCCAAACCGCTGAAACCAAGGGCAATCAAGGCAAAGGCAAAGGAAAATCTCGATAAGTAGTAGAAGGTGTCTCTGTTGTCGATGAACTTCTGAGGAACGTTGACGTTGGTGTCCCAGTTATCAACTGGGGAAA
Protein-coding sequences here:
- a CDS encoding predicted protein, which produces MRVTHTIANLFFLAGTILLLIFVVLSGSSDHFPLDEFYWVSADTSNISGAPSRAAWTFWGVCEKNNYTECQSGPAFPISPVDNWDTNVNVPQKFIDNRDTFYYLSRFSFAFALIALGFSGLAFIIDILAFCLLVVDKVVIFLVTIGLFFLAGFAAFQTAVVVLARNAFRDADLSTSIGVKSMALLWASVACLGLVWLNTFSSNIANSYRKHMSRVQANKAAEAGLEPGPVGDESSFTRAAPPDDHKEEDNSGGIRFFKIKRNHKTSDEESV
- a CDS encoding 60S ribosomal protein L32 (go_component intracellular; ribosome~go_function structural constituent of ribosome~go_process protein biosynthesis), whose translation is MAASLPHPKIVKKYSKTFKRHHSDRYARVSENWRKQKGIDSCVRRRFRGTIPQPNIGYGSNKRTKHLTPSGHKVFLVKNVKDLDVLLLHTKTYAAEIAHNISAKNRVEIVAKAKKIGVKVTNPKGRVALEA
- a CDS encoding predicted protein (go_function protein kinase activity; ATP binding~go_process protein amino acid phosphorylation): MPLTEKPHNSIKKIFKRDTTPVSDSSSPSSANNSHIGLSKLFHHHNDKTPAAVARDSNYVLSNGVNTNNNSTSKKSGNSPVAAGAPAVPRNSSSLSLKRRNTNPARLGNSSSSTSPSVPSDDKTAVTHGPKESKRLTRAETLAHINSVNNKNARNTFNKAHLPQNFQQPISATPSAHAGGDKIVYNPYGLNKNPTQEAPKSTSFYLSGVSDGERVLANPVADPNEYLPADLKQEHVNLLDMFEIDANTKKLGDGGSSDVRIINAISHKKSVYALKKFTLLSKESDQDFYERVTKEFIISKKAAVSRHVVDVIALVRVQSQTNLTRGWGIVLEFCNGGDMFSAIIKPGWKRTPLHEKYCLFKQIAYGLKFLHDNDIVHRDMKPENVLLDANGVAKLCDFGVSDWGHQVHGDLTSPIKLSTSYVGSPPYSPPEVMILKEKSHAEIKNFAYDPFKMDFWGLGMLLFCIVYSGVPFQSATVNDHAFRDYKFTHNRYSSDHPSFKNCQDYNKGPGSEFKWAAQFQSTGASRAAWKLCDPSVTHRYNLEQLFNDPWFLGLEMCLYEHPEQDVNPFILPGTGENYNGYISANSSVPNSRAASRRGTYSRAQHDPEDDLHTPFKSMLDLVGQSSKPQGQLQPQTGDGPAKINTKVDTKVEPQYKTPISPSSMVDGISLNMSPSRNGHSGRPHSNSNPVRYPSDTSSSNASIQSSDSGRPRSMLEIVADTNDEIRSFGITHPDGLLDSADSCFSLLPQGDAEAKKAPGDFPKLLRNSSQLRLDVNGMCELGYKIKKHHHNEISTVQMSNSNSRRR